The DNA region CGTTTGAAGCACGGGACCCTTTTTGGCACTATTAGTTTTAACCGCCTCAAAAGCCTCTTTACTCATCGTGATTTTACCGCTAGCCTTTGCGATTCTTAGCGTGTCATTTTTCTCACTCACATCGACCATTTTGGGACGATTTTTCTCATCTAGGTGGGTTAAATTCATCATTTTCCTTAAAAAAATGCAAAATTATAGCAAATTTAATGAAATTTAAGCTAAAATACACTTTTTTAAATTAAGGAGTAAAAATGTCTTGGAACGATGAGAAAGAAAATTTCGAAGAATTTGATGATGAAGAAGAAGTTAGGAATTCGCATAATTCTTATAATTATGATGAAGATGATTACGAATTTGATGATGAAGAAAATGACGATTTTTACGAGGTGGACTAATGCAAACTTTAAAAAGAAAACACTTTAAAACTCTCGCTCTTTCCTCTTTGGGCGGAACTTTAGAATTTTATGATTTTATCATTTTTGTCTTTTTTGCTGCTTATATTTCTAAGAATTTTTTCCCTGAAAATTTAAGTGAGTTTTGGAAATTATTTAACACTTACGGCATTTTTGCGGCTGGATACTTAGCGCGTCCTTTGGGTGGGATAGTTATGGCACATTTTGGCGATAAATTTGGGCGTAAAAATATGTTTATGTTAAGCATTTTACTTATGGTGATCCCTACTTTTTCTTTAGCTTTTATACCAGGTTTTGAAACTCTAGGTTATACTTGCATCGTGCTTTTGGTGCTTGTGAGAGTCTTGCAAGGCATAGCCATAGGTGGGGAATTACCCGGTGCTTGGGTCTTTACCTACGAACACGCCCCATATCATCAACGACACACCTATTTAGGCATTTTAACTGCTTCTGTTTGTGGTGGAATTTTGCTTGGAAGTTTGGTATTTTTGATGATGAATAAAATTTACACTCAAGAAGAGCTTTTTGAGTGGGCTTGGAGAGTGCCGTTTTTCTTAGGAGGAATTTTTGGCATTATTTCTGTATATCTTAGAAAATTTTTAAGCGAAACACCTATCTTTGAAGAGATGAAAAGAGAGCAAAACTTAGAAAAATTCCCACTTAAAGAGGTTTTTAAAAGAGCGAAGCTTAGTGTAATTTGCTCTATGCTTATCACTTGGGTTTTAACGGGGTGTGTTGTCATTTTAATCTTGCTTTTACCAAGCTATATGAGTGCAATGCTTCAAATCGATAAAATCGAACAAAGCTATTTGCAAATGCTAGGTATCGTTTCGCTTTGCGCAGGTTGCGTTTTTAGCGGAATTTTGGGTGATAAAATCGGCGTTGCAAAGACTTGCATTTTATTTGCCTTAGGACTTATCGTTTTTAATTTCATCTATTTTAGCACTCTTTACGCACCAAATTCTAGCCTTAATAGCGTTACAAAATGGTATCTTTTGGCTTGTTTTTTTGGAGGGATAGTTAATCTCTGCCCTATGATAATGAGTGAAATTTTTGACCCTAAAATCAAATTTTCCGGACTTTCTCTAGGCTATAATCTCGCCTACGCTTTAGCTGGAGGATTTACCCCGCAGCTTGCCTTTTTCTTGCATACTTTTGCTTTGCAAAATTTGGATAATGCTTTGCGTTTTTCTCTTGGATTTTACATTTTATTTTTAGGTTTTGTGGCTTTTTTAACGGCTTTTATGTATCAAAAATTAGCTAAATTTTAATAATAGCCCACGCATAAACTTGGCGTAATTTTAATACGCCTTTCTAATGGCGTGGGGCTAAAAAAATGGCACTTTTCTATATAAATGTGTTGATGATAATCAAGCTTTAAAAAATCATAAAATTTCTTTAAGTTCACAAATTTAACCCCAAAAAGCTCTTTAAGCTCCAAAAGTTTATAAATGGCGGAATTATTTTTCTCAACTAAATGAGAGGGGGAAAGTGTCGTAAAGGAGCAAAAAGCACTTGCTAACACAAAACCACTTAGATCCGTGCATTGCTTAAGGGCATTTTGATGCTTTTCTAAAATGCAGTTTTTATGCAAGAAAACAATTCTCGTGCCTTGATACCTGCCTATCTCGGCTTTTTTCCAAAATTTATAGGCATTTTTAGAAATATTTGCAAAATGAGAAAATTCGACATTTAAAACATAATGATCTAAAAATTCATTAGGAGGTAAAATAAGACTTTTCATCGCAAACTAGCCAAAATGGCTAGCCCTTATTGATATTGTTGCGTGCTTTTTCAGGAAGCTTTGCGATGAAATTATCCATATCAAAAGATACGCCGCCATTTTTTGCTTCTTGCATTAGAGCTATGACTGCCTCGACATTAAAAGGCGAAGAGCCGTGATAAGGTGCGAAAAGATGATTGGTAATAGACAAAACATAGGCAGATTTTTTCACATTATCAGAAGCAGCGTGAGGAGAATTGATGTAGCAAACACTTTCAATCAAACTCTCATCAAAATTCCACCTATGAAGCAAAAAGCCTAAAAATGAGAGACTATCCACACCTAAAAATTCGTTTTCAATTAAAGAAATGTTAGAAAAATTAGCCGCTTTAAGCCTTTCTAAAAATTCCTTATCTTTCTTATTTTGTATAAGAAAATGAGAAAATACAACCATACCAAGCCTTAAAAGCATCACGCAAGGCACAAGAGTGTAGGAGAGCTTTTTATCCTCATCATTAAGCCAATTTGTGATGAAATTGACCTCTTCATTGCAAGAATTTAAAAAATCCTCAGTGTTTAAACCATAAGGGCTAAGATCGATTTTAAAATTATCTTTAATAGAATTTGCTAAAACTACATTTTTAATATTTCCTATGCCAAGCAAGGTTATAACTTGTGTGATGGTCGTTATCTCACTTTTAAAACCATAAAAAGGGGAATTGACAAGTTGCAAAAGCTTTGCCATTAAAAGTGGGTCGCCAGAAATAATCTCCGCAACTTTTTCCGTCTCAATCTCAGCACCCGCTTCATCGATGTAAGCTCTAAGCTTATTAACAGTGTCTGGTAGGGGAGGTAAGCTTTCTACGCTTTGAAGCAAAAGCTCGTTCATATCCATTTTTT from Campylobacter upsaliensis includes:
- a CDS encoding HDOD domain-containing protein, translating into MDMNELLLQSVESLPPLPDTVNKLRAYIDEAGAEIETEKVAEIISGDPLLMAKLLQLVNSPFYGFKSEITTITQVITLLGIGNIKNVVLANSIKDNFKIDLSPYGLNTEDFLNSCNEEVNFITNWLNDEDKKLSYTLVPCVMLLRLGMVVFSHFLIQNKKDKEFLERLKAANFSNISLIENEFLGVDSLSFLGFLLHRWNFDESLIESVCYINSPHAASDNVKKSAYVLSITNHLFAPYHGSSPFNVEAVIALMQEAKNGGVSFDMDNFIAKLPEKARNNINKG
- the cheQ gene encoding cheVAW transcriptional regulator CheQ, which gives rise to MKSLILPPNEFLDHYVLNVEFSHFANISKNAYKFWKKAEIGRYQGTRIVFLHKNCILEKHQNALKQCTDLSGFVLASAFCSFTTLSPSHLVEKNNSAIYKLLELKELFGVKFVNLKKFYDFLKLDYHQHIYIEKCHFFSPTPLERRIKITPSLCVGYY
- a CDS encoding MFS transporter, with the translated sequence MQTLKRKHFKTLALSSLGGTLEFYDFIIFVFFAAYISKNFFPENLSEFWKLFNTYGIFAAGYLARPLGGIVMAHFGDKFGRKNMFMLSILLMVIPTFSLAFIPGFETLGYTCIVLLVLVRVLQGIAIGGELPGAWVFTYEHAPYHQRHTYLGILTASVCGGILLGSLVFLMMNKIYTQEELFEWAWRVPFFLGGIFGIISVYLRKFLSETPIFEEMKREQNLEKFPLKEVFKRAKLSVICSMLITWVLTGCVVILILLLPSYMSAMLQIDKIEQSYLQMLGIVSLCAGCVFSGILGDKIGVAKTCILFALGLIVFNFIYFSTLYAPNSSLNSVTKWYLLACFFGGIVNLCPMIMSEIFDPKIKFSGLSLGYNLAYALAGGFTPQLAFFLHTFALQNLDNALRFSLGFYILFLGFVAFLTAFMYQKLAKF
- a CDS encoding highly acidic protein, which translates into the protein MSWNDEKENFEEFDDEEEVRNSHNSYNYDEDDYEFDDEENDDFYEVD